One window of the Sparus aurata chromosome 7, fSpaAur1.1, whole genome shotgun sequence genome contains the following:
- the lzic gene encoding protein LZIC translates to MASRGKSETGKLRQNMEEQLDRLMQQLQDLEECREELDEEEYEETKKETLEQLSEFNDSLNKIMTGDMTLVDELSGMQLAIQAAISQAFKTPEVIRLFAKKQPGQLRTRLAEMDRDVMVGKLSRDVYTQQKMEILTALRKLGEKLTSEDETFLAENATATLSQFEKVTANLGSEDKILALASSGVKTKA, encoded by the exons ATGGCATCTCGCGGGAAATCAGAGACTGGAAAATTGAGGCAAAACATGGAAGAGCAGCTTGACAGACTGATGCAGCAGCTTCAGGATCTGGAGGAATGCAG ggAAGAGCTGGATGAGGAGGAGTACGAGGagacaaagaaggaaacctTGGAACAGTTGAGTGAATTCAATGACTCCCTGAACAAGATCATGACGGGAGACATGACACTTGTAGATGAACTCAGTGGAATGCAGCTG GCGATCCAGGCTGCCATCAGCCAAGCGTTCAAGACCCCAGAGGTGATCCGACTTTTTGCTAAGAAGCAGCCAGGACAGCTGAGAACCAGACTAGCAGAG ATGGACCGAGATGTCATGGTGGGGAAACTGTCAAGGGATGTGTACAcgcagcagaaaatggaaatccTCACAGCCTTGAGAAAACTTGGAGAGAAG CTCACTTCGGAGGATGAGACTTTCCTCGCTGAAAATGCCACAGCAACTCTGAGCCAGTTTGAGAAAGTGACTGCAAACTTAG GCTCCGAAGACAAAATTCTGGCCTTAGCTAGCTCTGGTGTGAAAACCAAGGCGTAG
- the nmnat1 gene encoding nicotinamide/nicotinic acid mononucleotide adenylyltransferase 1, with protein sequence MEDHNVTKVVLLCCGSFNPITNMHLRMFELARDHLEETGQYRVVRGIISPVGDAYKKKGLIEACHRLEMARLATEYSDWITVDSWESFQSEWLETAKVVRHHYEDLLAAEENNDDVDTVKYAKKRRIEENNFEGSSHHKRTDLPQLMLLCGADVLESFGIPNMWKQEDIAEIVGRFGLVCITRSGNDPHKFIHQSDMLWKYRKNIHVVREWVTNEISATHVRRALRRGRSVRYLLPESVVHYIQEHDLYSAESEQKNADVVLAPLQRYTGASSS encoded by the exons ATGGAGGATCACAATGTAACCAAAGTGGTCCTTCTGTGCTGCGGGTCCTTCAACCCCATCACCAACATGCACCTGAGGATGTTTGAACTGGCTCGAGATCATCTGGAGGAAACAG GCCAGTACAGGGTGGTGAGAGGCATCATCTCTCCGGTGGGTGATGCCTACAAGAAGAAAGGATTGATAGAGGCTTGCCACCGTCTGGAGATGGCTAGATTGGCCACAGAGTACTCAGACTGGATCACAGTGGATTCCTGGGAGAGCTTTCAGTCAGAGTGGCTGGAGACAGCAAAAGTTGTTCG GCATCATTATGAGGACCTTCTTGCAGCAGAGGAGAACAACGATGATGTGGACACGGTCAAGTACGCAAAAAAGAGACGTATAGAAGAGAATAATTTTGAGGGTTCATCTCATCACAAAAGGACAG ATCTCCCTCAGCTGATGTTGCTGTGTGGAGCCGATGTGCTGGAGTCCTTTGGGATCCCCAATATGTGGAAGCAGGAAGACATTGCTGAGATCGTGGGCcgttttggtttggtttgcaTCACCCGCAGTGGCAACGACCCCCACAAGTTCATCCACCAGTCAGACATGCTGTGGAAGTATCGCAAGAACATCCACGTGGTCCGCGAATGGGTGACCAACGAGATCTCAGCCACTCACGTGCGGCGGGCGCTGCGCCGCGGTCGGAGCGTCAGGTACCTGCTGCCGGAGAGCGTGGTTCACTACATACAGGAGCACGACCTCTACAGTGCCGAGAGCGAGCAGAAAAATGCAGACGTGGTGTTGGCGCCCCTTCAGAGATACACGGGAGCTTCCTCGAGCTGA